ATATTGCGTTTATATTATTTTTATACTTGTTTAGCACATTGGTAATATCTTTGGTATTTGCTTTAAAATATTTCACTTTTGAATTGTTTATGTGATTTTTTTTACTACCTGATGAATAGTCATCTAAGCTTATAATTTTAAATTTTGTTTTTCGTACAAAAAATTCAATTAAATTTGAGCCTACAAAACCAGCTCCACCTGTTACTACAATTATATTTTTTTTTTTATTCATCTATTTATTTAAAAAATCTTTATAAGTCTCAGATATAGCTTGATTTAAATTTATTTTTGATACCCATCCATATTTTTTTGCTAATGATACGTTTAAAACTTTTCTTGGAGTTCCATTTGGTTTTGTGTGATCATACTTAATTTTTATATTTTTTTTTGGTACAATATGTTTCAAAATTTTTTGAGCGTAATTTTTTATAGTATAATCTTTACCTGTGCCAATATTAATTATAGTTTCCTTAAAATTTTTCTTCATAAAAAATATGCATGCATCAGCTATATCATCTACATACACAACTTCTCTTTTGGCTTTTCCATTACCCCAAAGAATAAGTTCTTTTTTGTTTTTTAATTTTATGTCATGGCACTTTTTAATTAAAGCAGGCAAAAAATGTGAATTCATCAGATTATAATTATCGTTTGGTCCAAAAGTATTGGTTGGCATCAAACATTTAAAATTAGTTTTATATTGATTATTGTAACTTTCACACATTTTAATTCCTGCAATCTTTGCAACTGCATATGCATCATTTGTTTTTTCTAAATTTCCACTTAGTAAATAATTTTCTTTAATTGGTTGTTTGCAGTTTCTTGGATATACACAACTTGAACCAAGAAAAATAAGTTTTTTCACACCTGTCAAATATGATGAGTGAATTAAATTTGATTGTATAGATAAATTTTCGTAAATAAAATCTGCTTTAAATTTATTGTTTGAATGAATACCACCAACCTTTGCTGCTGCCAAAAAAACAAATTCTGGTTTATATTTTTTAAAAAAATTCAAAACCATTTTTTGATTTTTAAGATCAAGTTGTTTTCTAGATCTCAAAATAATATTTTTATAACCTTTAGTTTTAAGACATCTCAAAATTGCACTACCTACTAATCCCTTATGTCCTGCAATGTAAATCTTTGAATTTTTTTTAAACATTCTTTATCTTTAAAATCTCAGAATTAACCATTTCTTTAACTAATGAAGTAATATTAGTCTTTGGCTTCCAGTCTAGTTCTTTCATTGCTTTTTTTGGTTTACCTAAAAGAGTGTCTACCTCTAAAGGTCTAAAATATTCTTTATCACAGGCTATAATACAATTACCTTTTTCATCATAACATCTTGAATTAATTCCTTTACCTTTCCAGGTATATTTTATCTTAAGTTCTTTTAATACTAGGTTAACAAACTCTTTTACCGAATATTGTTTTCCTGTGGCAATCACATAGTCAGATGGTTTTTTTTTTTGTAACATTTTCCACATAGCCACAACATAATCTCTTGCATGTCCCCAATCTCTTTTTGCCTCTAAGTTTCCAAGAAATAAAGTTTTTTGTAGTCCAAATTTAATTTTGCATAAAGCTACTACTATTTTTCTTGTTACAAATGTTTCTCCTCTAACAGGGCTCTCGTGGTTAAATAATATTCCATTACATGCAAAAATTTTATAAGCCTCTCTATAATTCACAGTTATCCAATGAGCATAGAGTTTTGCAACACCATATGGACTTCGGGGATAAAAATTGGTTTTTTCAGTTTGGGGAACCTGTTGCACTTTTCCAAACATTTCTGATGTACCAGCTTGATAAAATTTTGTTTTTTTTTCTAGCCTATGAAATTTAATTGCTTCTAAAATTCTCAATACACCTATTGCATCTGCATTTGCTGTATATTCTGGGACTTCAAATGAAACAGCTACATGAGACTGGGCTGCTAAATTATAGATTTCATCAGGTTTAATTTTTTTAATTATTGTTGAAACGGATAAGGAGTCAGTTACATCACCATAATGAAGTATAAATTTTCTTTTTTTTGCATGAGGATCTTGATACAAGTGATCTATTCTACCTGTATTAAATGAGGATGATCTTCTTTTTACTCCGTGAACCTCATAACCTCTTTTAATTAAAAATTCTGCAAGATAAGATCCATCTTGCCCAGTTATACCAAAAATCAAAGCTTTTTTTATATTCATAATGAAATGTTTTATAATTTAATAATTTTATTAAGTCTAATATTAATAATCAAAACTTAATAATATAAAATTAAAATTCTTGATTTACATATATATATTCGAATGTTTTTCTAAATGGCATTTTCGATTTATATATTCTCTTAAATTTATTTTTTTTTAAAATTTCATGAATGTCAGAAAAATAATAATTCTTCATAATCATATCATCATAATGATGCTCAAATAAGATGAAATGAGTTTTTTTTAAAACATTTTCAGCACCCTTTAAAACCTCAAACTCATATCCTTCAGTATCAATTTTAATAAAATCAATTACCTCAATATTATTTTTTTGTACATAATCACTTAATAATATTTGCTCAACTTCTACTTCTTTGTATAAAGAATTTTCATTAGATTTTTTAAGAAAAAAAAATTTCTTTTTATAATATTTTGAATTTTTATTAATTTCTCTTATTGTTGAAGATGAGGATTCGCTAATATGTTTTATAGATATTTTTTTATTAGTAGATCCTAAGGCAAAATTTTCTAAAAAAATTTTTGTTTTTTTAAACTTAGTTCTTAATTTTTCAGCTTTTAATTTTAATGTATTAAATGTTATCGAACTTGCTTCAAAAGAATATATTTTATCAACTTCAAAATTACCACAGAACAAATCTATAGACTCCCCTTTATGTGCTCCAATATCAAAAAAAACACTTAATTTATGAATTCCTCTCCTTTTTAAAAAATTAATAAATTTTCTTTGATGAAAAAAATCAAAAAATTTTAAAATTTGAAGTGTAAAAAACTGTATCATTTAATTACTTTTTTTTTAAATCTGTTTTATAAAAAATTTTAATTCCATTTTTATTTTTAAGACTTATTTTAATGTTATTTTCACATTCTATTTTTTTTTCATTACAAATTCTAATAATATTTTCAAATCTTTTTTGTATACTAAAATATGTTTCATCTATTTTATAATTAGTATTTTCAAATGGATTATAATTGTACTTTTTGTTTTCTTTAATAATACGATCTATATTTCTGCTGAAAAAAATAAATAAAGTTAAAAAAATTAGTGTGTATGTTTTTAATTGGATATTACCATTAGGCAGTTTTGTTCCTAATAAGTAAGATGCTGGTAAAAAAAATAATAAACAGATCAAAGAATATCCTCCATATCTAAGAGAGGGATGATTATAAAACCATTCTATAAATAAAATAATTAAAATAATAAAAATAAATTTCTCTCCAGTATAATATTTAATATTTTGTTTTTTATTGGAATAAAATAAGAAAAATAAAATCATAATCATAAATGAAATTCCAATAATAAAGTCAGAAACTTTTGTGAAAAAATACTTATTTATCCAATTACTTAACCAATTAAAATTTTGAATATACTGATCAGGATTCTCAACTCTAAAATTTGGTCCCGCTCCAGCTTTCGACCATTGTTCATACCAATCATTCATTAAATTAACTTCTGATTGAGGAATTGACCAAGAATAAGTATCTAAACAACTGAAAGATACTGGATAAATAACACAACCAGTATTTAAAAAATTTGTAATCAAAACAAAACTAAAAATGAATGTTGAAAAATAAAATAATGGATTTTTAAAAATAAAAAAAATAATTTTATTTTTTTTTTTTAATAAAATAATAAATAATAGGAGTAATAAAAATTAAATAAAGAATGTAAAAAGCTTTTAGAGAAATAATAAGACTTAAAATAACTAATATCTTTGAAAAATTTTCCTTTGCAAAATCAAAAAAATTGATTATTAAAAATAACTCAATTATCAACAAAAATACTAATATTTGTGCAGATCTGTCACTTCCATGTTCCGCTACTCTATAAAAAAAAATAAGTATGAATATAAAAGAAAATAAAGTTAAGTAAAATATTCTATCAAAATTTTTATCAAGAACTTTTTTTTTGAATAAGTTCTAAAATACTAAAACAAGAAAAACCCATTATCAAAACAGCACCTACTTGGAATAAGAAGTATTTAAAAAATGGTAAGTAAAATAATGAGTTTAAGTAAAAAATTGATGATTGAGTTCTAAAACCATGATTAAAATTTCCAATACCTACAAAAAAATTATTTTGTGTTAAGTGATAGATATATGGAAAATGATAATATGAAAAATCATCATGAGATTTATATATTAGAACAGAAATAAATAAGATTAGAAAAAAAATATTTAATTTAATTATCTTGGTTTTTTCTTTGTCTTTTAAAAAATAATGAATAAAAAAAAATAATCCAACTACTAAAATTATTGAGTTATGAATATAGTTGTGTGCTATAAAAAAATGTGTCAGATATGATAAAAAAATAAGAGAAAAAACTCCACACAATCCTAGATAACCATATCCCAAATACTTATTTTCTAAATTCGACAATTTAGTAGTTAAATATCCGTAACCAATTACTGAGTTAATTATCAAAAAGTAAATTACGATTAAAGGAACTAAACTTGATGACATAAATATTAATTATAGTATTTATATTATTAAATATATTTTTTTTAAGTAACATAATAATATTTAACGTAATTTTATGAATAACCTAACATTATTAATTCCTGCTAAATATGAGTCTGAATCTTTACCAAATGTACTAAATGAATTAAAAAAATATAATTATAAAACATTTGTTATTTTAAAAGAAAATGACAAAGAAACAATTGATTCTATAAAAGGGTTCAATATTAATATAATTTATCAGAAGGGAGTTGGATATGGAGATGCGCTAATTGAGGGTATCAATTTTTGTGAAACAGAGTATTTTTGTATATTTAATGCTGATGGCTCATTTAATCCCAAAGAAATTCCAGAAATTATAAGGAAAATAGAAACTAATAATTTAGATTTTATATTTGCTTCAAGATATGAAAAAAATGCAGGAAGCGAGGATGATACTATTATTACATTTATTGGAAATTATTTTTTTTCTTTGATTGGAAAAATTTTTTTCAAATTAAATATTTCAGACATTTTATACACTTTTGTTATCGGGAATTCTAAAAAAGCAAAAGTTTTGAATTTAAAAAGTACAGATTTTAGATTTTGTGTCGAATTACCAATAAAGGCAAAAAAAAATAATTTTAAGATTAGTACTTTTCCATCATTTGAAAGAAAAAGAATAGCTGGAAAAAAAAAAGTCAGTGCATTTAAAGATGGTGCTTTGATTTTGAAAAAATTAATTGAATTGTATTTTAAAAAAACTGATTAAATTATTTTTTTTTAATTTTTTTAATATCAAATAGATAATTGTATAAACTGTTAAATTTATAGAAATTAAAATTATTTGTAAATTTGTGTTATTATAATTCATCATACCAATCAAAAAAATTGGGAAATTATACATGTTTATAATTAATGATGATAAATTATTGGCCAATAACTTTTTTTTTATTTTTAATTTTAAAATAAAATATAGAAAAATCAATTGATGCAAATGATCAGTATCTGGATCTATTGCAGCAACTTTTAAAAAAAATTTTCTAATTATTGAAAAAAGAATTTCAAAGCATGGATACCACAATAGTAAAATTATGAAATATGGAGATATATCGTTATTAATTTGATGTATCTTTATTAAATAAATTGAAAATAAAAATCCTAATAAATATGAACCATTATCTCCTAGAAAAACTATACCCATAAAATTTGCAATTATCAAAACAACAAGTAGAAAAAATAAATTTACTAAAATATTTTTGTCAAAATTATTAATTAAATCAAAATTTGAATTTAAGAGTAATAATAATAGTATAATGTAGTATCCTAATGTTAGACCATTCAAACCATCGATAAAGTTAGAACCATTAATAACAATTAATATACAAAAGGCAGTAAAACCAATGTTAATAAATTTATTTTCTAATATTTGATCTACAAGTTGAATTCTGGTTGACTCAATATTTAATTTTGAAAAAATTACAAAGGTAATAATTATTAATATCTGAAATAACAATCTATACTTAGGTGAATTAAATAATTTATAATCTGATAATGTTCCTAATAAAAAAATACTAAATAAAAAAAATAATTCTTGGTAATCTAAATAGAAATTAAAGAATAATAAAAATAAGAATACTATATGACCACCAATTGGACTTCCTAAAAAATCTGATGAATACATTTGATGTGGGTCTAAACTTTTTTTGTGTAACTTATTTATTTTTGAATAAACAAAAAAGATAAATAAACTAGCTAAAATTATAAATCCTAACTTAGTAATTTCTAGAGTCATTTATTTTTTTTTTTATATAATTAAAACCTAATATCATTGACCTAAGAATTGAAACAACAAAATTTTTTTCAAAAGAATTGTAAACCCTAAATGAGTCAGCTATTTTTTGCAAAACAGAGGATGACAAGGAATTTTGTGTTACTCTCCAAAAAGTTAAAGATTTATTTAAATAATAAAAAATTACTCCTTTTTTTGACAAACTTAACCATAAAAAATAATCTTCTTTTGTTTTGAGATTAGGAAAATTTTGATTTTTATTTAATATTTTTTTTTCTATAATAACTGTTGATAAACCAATATCACATGAGTTTCTTAAATTTTTAAAATTTAAATTTTTAGAATTTCTTAAAGCTAATTTCTTTCCATCTTCATTAATTATTTCATAAGCTGTGTGTGAGACTTGATAATTAAATTTTGTCATAAATGATATTTGATCTTTTAACTTACTCTTTTTCCAAACATCATCACTATCTATAAAAGCTAAGAATTTACCTTTTGACAATTTTATACCTTTATTTCTTGAGAAACCTGCCCCAATATTTTTTGTATTATTAATGATTTTAATTCTTCTATCTTTTTTTTTATTTTGTTTAATAAAGATTTTGAGCTTGTTGTAATTTCATCATTTATAATAATAATTTCAAATTGTTTATAAGTTTGGTTTAAAATTGAGTTGATTGTTTTATTTATATATTTTTTTTTTTCTAAAATATGGAATAATCACACTTACCAACATATAAGGATTTTTATAAAATAAATGGTGTAAAATCAAATTAATCTCTTTTTATAAAATGACAAAAAAATTAGTTATATTCATGCCATCTATCGAAGGTGGGGGTGTAGAAAAAAACTTGTTTATTATTTCAAATTATTTATCGAATAAATTAGATAATATAATATTAGTTACTGCTTCTAAAGAATATAAAAAAAAATTTAAAAATATAAAAATAATTTCACCTAGAATTAATTTGAAATCATCTGGAAGAAAATTAAAGTATATATTTTGTTTATTTGAGCTATTAAAAATTTTTATTAAAAACCGTCGAATTTCTGTACTTTCTTTTCAAGCAAATTTATATTGTATAATACTATCTAAAATTTTTAATAATAAGATAATTGTTAGATCTAATTCTTCACCATCTGGATGGTCAAAAAATTTTATTAAAAGAAAATTATTTAGAATTATCCTTAATTTTGCAGACACTATAATTGTAAATAGTCAGGACTTTAAAAAAGAATTTAAAAATATGTTTAATTTACAAACTATTAAAATTTACAATCCTTTAAATAAAAATGAGATAATTAAGCTATCTAAAAAAAAAATAAGATTTCCTTTTTTTGAAAAAGAAAAAGAATTTAAAATTATTAATATTGGAAGATTTACAGATCAAAAAGACCACATCACATTATTAAAATCCATCTACGAAATTAAAAGTAAGATTAATGTAAAATTATTAATAATTGGAAGAGGTATCAATCTTTCTAAAATGAGAGAATTTATAAAAAAAAAAATTTAGAAAAGATTGTTAAAATTTTAGATTTTAAAAAAAATCCTTATCCCTACATAAGAATGGCAGATATGTTCATCCTTACATCAAAATTTGAAGGACTTCCAAATGTTTTGTTGGAAGCATCTGCACTTAAAAAATTCATAATTTCAACTGATTGTCCTACTGGACCAAATGAAATTGTTTTAAATAATAAATCAGGTTTTTTATGTAAAGTTAATGATTTCAAAGATATATCAAAAAAGATTTCTTATTATTATAATCATCGAACCAAATTCAAAAATAAATTTATAAATTATGATCGACATTTAAAAAAATTTGATTTCAATGAAAATTTAAAAAAATATTTTTATGAAATTAATAAGATTATAAAATGAAAAAAAAAATAAATCCTCAATAATAATAACAGCTGAAAATAAAGAAAATACAATTTTTGATACTATTAAATCTTGTTTGAGTCAAAATTATAAAAATATTGAAATCTTCGTTCTCTATAGTAATTTAAAAAATGAAAAAAATTTGAAAAATAGATTTAAATCTAAAAAAATTTTTTTTATTAAAATAAAAAAATAAAAAATAACATTCACGATCAGATTCATAAAATCAAAAGTGTCTTACCTAAAACAAATGGGGAAATAATTTATTTATTAGATGGCGATGACTCTTTTAATAGAATTAAAATTAAAACAATTAATAAATTAGTTTATAGAACTAATAAATTAATGATTCTAGATAATCACATAGTATTTAGTAATGAAAAAAAATTTTTTAGTAAAAACACTAAATTTGAATTAAATTACATCTATAAATTATTGGTAAATCCCTGGCCAAAGAAAATCTGCACCAGCTCAATTTCAATAAATAAAAGACTGCTAATAAATTTTTTTAAGGAGATTAAATATAAAGAATATAATCATTTAGCCATTGATGCTTTATTAGTTTTATATTCTTATCAAAAAAACCTTTTAGCATTTGAGAATAAAATTTTAACAAATAAAAGGGATGAAAAAAACTCTGTAGATAAAAAATATTCAGGCTTTTTAAACCTAAATTATTGGGAGCGTAGATTTGAACAACATAAATTTTTTAAAAGTTTAAATAGAAAATTTTATTTTAATTTTGATTATATTTTTACTTTATTTTTTTATTATTCTGTTAAAACTTTTTCAAAAATTTTATTAATCTCTAAGTAATGATGAAAAATTGTATAAGATTTTGTTGAAATTTTTAAATTAATTTTTTTTTTTTTACATCTTTTTCCTCCAAATTTACAACTTTTCTAAACTTTTCTACAAAGTCTTCATTTGAGTTATTTTTAAATAAAACACCATTTTTACCATTTTCTAAGAATTCTTTAGGTCCATTATTGCAGTCACTTGAAAAAACTAAAGTATTACAAACAGCCGCTTCAAATAACACCCAGCCTGGATCTTCCCATAATGATGTTAAAATAAATAAGTCTGATTTATTGATATAATTAAAAACATTTTTTTTAAAACCTGTTAAAAAAATTTTATCTGTCAATTGATTGTCTTTAATTAAATTTGACAAATAATTTTTTTGTTCTCCATCACCCAAAATATAAAGTTTAATGTTACTTTTTATATCTAAGAGTTTTTTAAAATTATTTATTATTAGACTAAAATTTTTTTGTTTTGTTAGCCTTCCTACACAAATCATATTAAAATCATTTTTGTTAAATATTATTTTTGAGTTTCGTTTTTTTTCTTCACAGATTTTGCTTATATTAATTATTGGGTCTTTTAATAATATGATTCTTTCTTGTTGGAATATTTTTTGATTTTTAAGGTGTTCCATAGTTTGTTTAGTTGGGCAAGTTATCTTGGATAT
The DNA window shown above is from alpha proteobacterium HIMB5 and carries:
- a CDS encoding methyltransferase, FkbM family (TIGRFAM: methyltransferase, FkbM family); translated protein: MIQFFTLQILKFFDFFHQRKFINFLKRRGIHKLSVFFDIGAHKGESIDLFCGNFEVDKIYSFEASSITFNTLKLKAEKLRTKFKKTKIFLENFALGSTNKKISIKHISESSSSTIREINKNSKYYKKKFFFLKKSNENSLYKEVEVEQILLSDYVQKNNIEVIDFIKIDTEGYEFEVLKGAENVLKKTHFILFEHHYDDMIMKNYYFSDIHEILKKNKFKRIYKSKMPFRKTFEYIYVNQEF
- a CDS encoding glycosyltransferase group 2 (PFAM: Glycosyl transferase family 2); protein product: MSKGKFLAFIDSDDVWKKSKLKDQISFMTKFNYQVSHTAYEIINEDGKKLALRNSKNLNFKNLRNSCDIGLSTVIIEKKILNKNQNFPNLKTKEDYFLWLSLSKKGVIFYYLNKSLTFWRVTQNSLSSSVLQKIADSFRVYNSFEKNFVVSILRSMILGFNYIKKKINDSRNY
- a CDS encoding GDP-mannose 4,6-dehydratase (PFAM: NAD dependent epimerase/dehydratase family~TIGRFAM: GDP-mannose 4,6-dehydratase), with the protein product MNIKKALIFGITGQDGSYLAEFLIKRGYEVHGVKRRSSSFNTGRIDHLYQDPHAKKRKFILHYGDVTDSLSVSTIIKKIKPDEIYNLAAQSHVAVSFEVPEYTANADAIGVLRILEAIKFHRLEKKTKFYQAGTSEMFGKVQQVPQTEKTNFYPRSPYGVAKLYAHWITVNYREAYKIFACNGILFNHESPVRGETFVTRKIVVALCKIKFGLQKTLFLGNLEAKRDWGHARDYVVAMWKMLQKKKPSDYVIATGKQYSVKEFVNLVLKELKIKYTWKGKGINSRCYDEKGNCIIACDKEYFRPLEVDTLLGKPKKAMKELDWKPKTNITSLVKEMVNSEILKIKNV
- a CDS encoding glycosyltransferase, family 1 (PFAM: Glycosyl transferases group 1) — encoded protein: MADMFILTSKFEGLPNVLLEASALKKFIISTDCPTGPNEIVLNNKSGFLCKVNDFKDISKKISYYYNHRTKFKNKFINYDRHLKKFDFNENLKKYFYEINKIIK
- a CDS encoding glycosyltransferase group 2 (PFAM: Glycosyl transferase family 2) translates to MNNLTLLIPAKYESESLPNVLNELKKYNYKTFVILKENDKETIDSIKGFNINIIYQKGVGYGDALIEGINFCETEYFCIFNADGSFNPKEIPEIIRKIETNNLDFIFASRYEKNAGSEDDTIITFIGNYFFSLIGKIFFKLNISDILYTFVIGNSKKAKVLNLKSTDFRFCVELPIKAKKNNFKISTFPSFERKRIAGKKKVSAFKDGALILKKLIELYFKKTD
- a CDS encoding glycosyltransferase, family 1 (PFAM: Glycosyl transferases group 1), producing MIKVAYWSPFLTQVATIKAVINSAKSLKKYSKKYEPIIINVSGEFNEYKDEIEKLNIEIFNLLGFSYFEYLPKLGFFKSRISYILVFLISFFPLLSFILKKKPDIFICHLITSLPILISKIVNNKTKYVLRISGLPKLNLIRKFFWKNISNNISKITCPTKQTMEHLKNQKIFQQERIILLKDPIINISKICEEKKRNSKIIFNKNDFNMICVGRLTKQKNFSLIINNFKKLLDIKSNIKLYILGDGEQKNYLSNLIKDNQLTDKIFLTGFKKNVFNYINKSDLFILTSLWEDPGWVLFEAAVCNTLVFSSDCNNGPKEFLENGKNGVLFKNNSNEDFVEKFRKVVNLEEKDVKKKKLI
- a CDS encoding glycosyltransferase family 4 (PFAM: glycosyltransferase family 4); this encodes MTLEITKLGFIILASLFIFFVYSKINKLHKKSLDPHQMYSSDFLGSPIGGHIVFLFLLFFNFYLDYQELFFLFSIFLLGTLSDYKLFNSPKYRLLFQILIIITFVIFSKLNIESTRIQLVDQILENKFINIGFTAFCILIVINGSNFIDGLNGLTLGYYIILLLLLLNSNFDLINNFDKNILVNLFFLLVVLIIANFMGIVFLGDNGSYLLGFLFSIYLIKIHQINNDISPYFIILLLWYPCFEILFSIIRKFFLKVAAIDPDTDHLHQLIFLYFILKLKIKKKLLANNLSSLIINMYNFPIFLIGMMNYNNTNLQIILISINLTVYTIIYLILKKLKKNNLISFFKIQFN
- a CDS encoding NAD dependent epimerase/dehydratase family protein (PFAM: NAD dependent epimerase/dehydratase family) gives rise to the protein MFKKNSKIYIAGHKGLVGSAILRCLKTKGYKNIILRSRKQLDLKNQKMVLNFFKKYKPEFVFLAAAKVGGIHSNNKFKADFIYENLSIQSNLIHSSYLTGVKKLIFLGSSCVYPRNCKQPIKENYLLSGNLEKTNDAYAVAKIAGIKMCESYNNQYKTNFKCLMPTNTFGPNDNYNLMNSHFLPALIKKCHDIKLKNKKELILWGNGKAKREVVYVDDIADACIFFMKKNFKETIINIGTGKDYTIKNYAQKILKHIVPKKNIKIKYDHTKPNGTPRKVLNVSLAKKYGWVSKINLNQAISETYKDFLNK
- a CDS encoding glycosyltransferase, family 1 (PFAM: Glycosyl transferases group 1), with protein sequence MTKKLVIFMPSIEGGGVEKNLFIISNYLSNKLDNIILVTASKEYKKKFKNIKIISPRINLKSSGRKLKYIFCLFELLKIFIKNRRISVLSFQANLYCIILSKIFNNKIIVRSNSSPSGWSKNFIKRKLFRIILNFADTIIVNSQDFKKEFKNMFNLQTIKIYNPLNKNEIIKLSKKKIRFPFFEKEKEFKIINIGRFTDQKDHITLLKSIYEIKSKINVKLLIIGRGINLSKMREFIKKKI